Part of the Mycolicibacterium thermoresistibile genome, GCGAATTTCGAGAAGGGCATCAACAAGAAGATGCTCGCCGTGATGACGTCGTGGCAGACGGTGACCGTCGACGGCGCCCAGCAGCCCAACGACCATTCTGATCCCGACTACGACGCGAAGGTCATCGACCAGCTGGCCAACGTGCACGACCGGGTCACCACCCTGCTCGCGCCGTTCGCCGACGCGGATCCGCTGACCAAGCGGTTCCTGTTCCGTCTGGACGCGGCGCTGGCCCGTGTCGACCAGGGCGACCACGAATACGTCAGCAACGTCCGCCTCGACAGCTATCACACCGTCTGGTACCAGATGCACGAGCACCTGCTCCGCATGATGGGGGAGGAGCGCGACGAATGACCGCGCAACTGACCGAACCCGCGGTGCTGCGGATCACCGACCTGGAGACCGAGCCGTCACGGGAACTGGTGGGCGGCAAGGCGTTGAGCCTGTGGCGGATGAGCCGCCTGGGCCTGCGGGTGCCGCCGGCGGTGGTGATCACCACCAGGTCGTGTGCCGAGTACTTCAGCCGCGGCCGCACGTTGTCCGATGAGCTGTTCGAGGAGATCGTCTCCGGCATCGGCTATCTCGAGGAGAAGACCGGCCGCAGGCTGGGCGCGTCGGACAAGCCGCTGTTCGTGTCGGTGCGCTCGGGTGCGGCGGTGTCGATGCCCGGGATGATGGACACCATCCTGAACCTCGGGATCAACGAGACCACCGAGGCCGCGCTGGCGGCCGAATCGGGCAATCCGCAGTTCGCCGCGGATGTGCGCCGGCGGTTCAGCGCCCTGTACGGGAAGCTGGTCGCCGGATGCCTGGAGGATCTGGAGGACCTGCCGGACACCGCGGCGGTGCTGCAGGCGATCAGCGAGGAGACCGGTTCCGCGGTCCCCGACGATCCCTACGAGGCGCTGCGCGGCGCCGTCTGCGCGGTGTTCGACTCCAGCCAGTCCCGGCGGGCCAAGGCGTACCGGGCCCACTACGGCATCCCCGATGACATCGGGACCGCCGTGACGATCCAGGCGATGGTGTTCGGCAACCTCGACGACGACTCCGGCACCGGTGTGGTGTTCACCCGGAACCCGTTGACCGGCAGCCGCGAACCCTACGGCGAGTACCTGCCGCGCGGGCAGGGCGAGGACGTGGTGTCGGGCCGGGTCACCCCCCGCCCGCTGTCCTGGCTCGCCGAGAACCGCCCCGAACTGCACGCCGAGCTGGTGTCCGCGGCCGAGCTGCTCGACCGTGAGGGCCGCGACGCCCAAGACATCGAGTTCACCGTGCAGCACGGCACGCTGTACCTGCTGCAGTCGCGGGCGGCGAAGCGGACCGCGCAGGCGGCGGTGCGGATCGCCACCGCAATGGTCGAGGAGGGATCGATCGACCCTGCCACCGCGTGCAGCCGGGTGACCGCCGAGCAGGTGCGTCACCTGCTGCGGCCGGCGATCGACCCCGACCGGATCGGAGACGCCGAGCCGATCGTGACCGGCACCTCGGCCAGCCCCGGCTACGCGGTCGGCATCGCGGTCGGCACCGCCGAGGAGGCACAGGCGAAACCGGGTTCGATCCTGGTCCGCGAGGCGACCAGCCCGGAAGACGTGCACGGCATGATCGCCGCCGCGGCCGTCGTCACCGAGAAGGGCGGCTCGACCTCACACGCCGCGGTGGTCAGCCGGGCTCTGGACACCCCATGCGTGGTCGGCTGCGGCGAGGGCACGTCGAGCGCCCTGGTCGGCAAGCTGGTGACGGTGGACGCGACCGGCGGCCGGATCTATCCTGGCGAGATTCCCGGCCGCGCCACCACGGTCGACGACGACGAGGATCTGGCCACGCTGTTGCGGTGGGCGCGGGACCTGGCGCCGATCCGGGTGGTACCCACCGCCGACGAGGTCGACGGCCCGGTCTTCGACGCGGATCAGGCCCTCATCGAATCCGGTGAGGAGCTGCCGACGATCCCGAACGGCACCCACGCGGTCTCCGGCGCCTACTTCGACACCGACGAAGGGGTGCAGGCCGCGCTGGACGCCGGGGTGTCGGTGATCGTCAGCACCAACCCGCTGCCGGTGTTGCTCGCCGCAATCGCGTACCGAAAGGACAGTGATGACTAGCAATCCGGGCTCGGAGCCGACCGCGGGCGATCTGCGGATCGGAACCGAGGAGATCAGCGAGATCCTGCGGGCTTTCGAGGCATCCGACTGGACCGGCATGCATCTGCGGATCGGCGGGGTGACGGTGTCGGTGGGCAAGGACGCCCCACCGCCGGAGCCCCGGCCGACCGCATCGGCCGCGGCGGCGGACACCCCATCGGCTCCGGCAGCCGCCGCCGTGACCGCTCCGTCGGCGCCCCAACCGGCCGCGCCAGCCGCGTCGCCGGCGGCGGACGAGGTGGTGGACGAGACCGGCCTGGTAGCGGTGACCGCGCCGACGGTCGGCACCTTCTGGGTCGCGCCGGCCCCCGGCTCGCCGCCGTTCGTCGAGGTCGGATCCAGGGTGGCGGCGGGTGACCAGCTCGCGATCGTCGAGGTGATGAAGCTGATGAACCCCGTCATCACCGAGATCGGCGGCGAAGTGGTCGCCGTCCGTGCCCGCAACGCCGATCTGGTCGAGTTCGGCCAGACGCTGTTCCTGATCCGCCCCGATGACTAGCGCAGCGGTGGCGGCGACAGACGCGGCAAACAGGATTCCGGTCGCCGCCCGGATACGCAGGGTGCTGGTCGCCAACCGGGGTGAGATCGCGCTCCGGGTGGTGCGGGCCGCCCGGGCCATCGGCCTGGAGACCGTGGTGGTCACCTCGGACGCCGACCGGGACCAGCTGGCCGCACAGCTCGCCGACCGGGCCGTCTGCATCGGCGGTGCCAGCGCGGCAACGAGTTACCTCAACATCGATGCCGTGCTGGCGGCCGCCGTGGGAACCGGGTGCGATGCCGTTCATCCGGGTTACGGATTCCTCTCCGAGAACCCGGAGTTCGCCCGTCGCTGCGAGGAGGAGGGCCTGATCTT contains:
- the accB gene encoding acetyl-CoA carboxylase biotin carboxyl carrier protein, translating into MTSNPGSEPTAGDLRIGTEEISEILRAFEASDWTGMHLRIGGVTVSVGKDAPPPEPRPTASAAAADTPSAPAAAAVTAPSAPQPAAPAASPAADEVVDETGLVAVTAPTVGTFWVAPAPGSPPFVEVGSRVAAGDQLAIVEVMKLMNPVITEIGGEVVAVRARNADLVEFGQTLFLIRPDD
- a CDS encoding pyruvate, phosphate dikinase, which produces MTAQLTEPAVLRITDLETEPSRELVGGKALSLWRMSRLGLRVPPAVVITTRSCAEYFSRGRTLSDELFEEIVSGIGYLEEKTGRRLGASDKPLFVSVRSGAAVSMPGMMDTILNLGINETTEAALAAESGNPQFAADVRRRFSALYGKLVAGCLEDLEDLPDTAAVLQAISEETGSAVPDDPYEALRGAVCAVFDSSQSRRAKAYRAHYGIPDDIGTAVTIQAMVFGNLDDDSGTGVVFTRNPLTGSREPYGEYLPRGQGEDVVSGRVTPRPLSWLAENRPELHAELVSAAELLDREGRDAQDIEFTVQHGTLYLLQSRAAKRTAQAAVRIATAMVEEGSIDPATACSRVTAEQVRHLLRPAIDPDRIGDAEPIVTGTSASPGYAVGIAVGTAEEAQAKPGSILVREATSPEDVHGMIAAAAVVTEKGGSTSHAAVVSRALDTPCVVGCGEGTSSALVGKLVTVDATGGRIYPGEIPGRATTVDDDEDLATLLRWARDLAPIRVVPTADEVDGPVFDADQALIESGEELPTIPNGTHAVSGAYFDTDEGVQAALDAGVSVIVSTNPLPVLLAAIAYRKDSDD